CCCAGGGGCGAACCCATTTCCTCGATGTATTGCTCGGTCCAGGCCTGCAGATCGCCATGCAGGCTGCCCGTGTCCGCAGGCTCGGCAATGGGACGGATGCGCTCCAGTGCCACATCGGCCAGCAACTGCGGCAGATCGCCCCAGCGGCGGTACAGCGTGGAAGGAGTCACTCCGGCTTCGGTGGCGATCAGGGGGAAGGTGAGCTCCTCGCGCGGCATGCGCTCCAGCAGTTTCCTCACCGCCTGATGCACGCTGGCCTGTACACGGGAGCTGCGCCCGCCCGGCCGGGATTGGACTGGGTCTTTTGCAATCATGGTCATTAAAGCTAAATATTTGCGTTAGTGAGAAACTAACGCAGAATACGCAAACGCAAAAAATTTGCTTTTATGGTAGCGGAGCCTGCTTTTCCATGCCCACATCCTCTATATCCCTGACTGCCGCGTCCACCACCCGCAGCATGGCCGCCGTCGCGCTGACCCTGGCCAGTTTTCTGGCCGCCTCCA
This window of the Comamonas testosteroni genome carries:
- a CDS encoding TetR/AcrR family transcriptional regulator C-terminal ligand-binding domain-containing protein; protein product: MTMIAKDPVQSRPGGRSSRVQASVHQAVRKLLERMPREELTFPLIATEAGVTPSTLYRRWGDLPQLLADVALERIRPIAEPADTGSLHGDLQAWTEQYIEEMGSPLGRTLLRDTLVATQEDQVTCACVDIIRDQLGIVLSRARARGESGPDVDTMLDQLVAPIVYRILYGLQPDVAFGRKLVEQLKPALL